In Oxalobacteraceae bacterium OTU3CINTB1, the sequence GCAATGTGAACCGCAGCGGTTCGGGTGACGTCAGCTGGGAATAGAACGAACGGTTTTCCAGGCCAGGGCATCGCGTCCGGCGGCGAGCCCGCTCGCCAGACACGCCGTCAGCAAATACCCACCTGTCGGCGCCTCCCAATCGATCATCTCGCCGGCCACGAACACTCCGGGCGCGGCCTTCAGCATCGTGCCCTCCAGCGCATCCCAACGCACCCCGCCGGCGCTGCTGATCGCCTCGTCGATCGGGCGCGGCCGCACCAGCCGCACCGGCAGCATCTTGATCGCCTGCGCCAGCATATCCGGATCACCGTATTCGTCCTTGCTTAAACATTCGCGCAGCAGCCCCGCCTTAACGCCCTTTATTCCCAACCGGCTTTGCAGATGACTGGCCAGCGACCGCGCGCCGCGCGGCCGCGTGACTTCATCGGCAACCCGCTCCGCCGACAAATCCGGCAGTAAATCCAGATAGATCGTCGCGCTGCCATCGGCGACGATCTGATCGCGCAAAGCCGCCGACAACGCATAAATCAAACTCCCCTCGACGCCACCCGCTGTGACGACGAACTGTCCCTGCTTGCGGAATTCCACGCCATCCGCCCCTTTGGAGATGATCGCAACAGTGGTCAGCGGATCGCCCGCGAACCGGCCGCTGAAATGCTCGCTCCAGTCGACATCGAAGCCGCAATTGGCCGGCGCCAGCGGCGCCACGTCGACCCCGCGCGCCGCCAGCAGCGGCACCCAGGCGCCGTCCGAACCCAGTCGCGCCCAGCTGGCGCCACCCAACGCCAGCACCACCGCGTCCGCGCTCACCGTCAACTCGCCGTCGGGCGTCTGCAGCAGCAAGGCGCCATCGCGCCAGCCCAGCCAGCGATGCCGCATGTGAAACCGCACGCCGTCCTCGCGCAGCCGGTGCAGCCACGCGCGCAGCAAAGGCGCGGCCTTCATATCGGTCGGAAAAACCCGGCCGGAGGTGCCGACAAACGTCTCCACCCCAAGGCCATGCACCCAGTCGCGCACGGCCTGCGGGCCGAAGGCATCCAGCATCGGCCGCAACGCGGCGGCGGCGCCGGCGTAGCGCGGCACGAAGTCCGCATACGGCTCCGCGTGGGTGATGTTCATCCCTCCGCGTCCGGCCAGCAGGAACTTGCGGCCGACCGACGCCATCGCGTCATACACGTCCACCTGCGCGCCGCCCTGCGCCAGCGTTTGCGCGGCCATCAGCCCTGCGGGCCCGCCACCGATGACGGCGACGCGAAAAGGTGTCAAACTAGACTGCATGCATTCGGTCCGATACGATCGAGATGAAGAACAATATTAATGGAGACATGATGGGCACTGCTTTTTGGATTAAACGCTATCTGCTGGCCGCCGTGCCGTTGTTTGCGATACTGGCCGCCGTCGAATGGTTCAAGGGCTCGACCTCGCGCAATGACTATCTGAGCGCCGCAGCCTGGGCGTTGATGGCGGCCGCGCTGTTCACATGGAGCGCGTGGCGCCGCAATCGCGAAGCCGAGCGCGCCGCAGCAGCGCAACCCCGCAAACCCTAAGCCGATGGGGTCTGACCCCAAGGGGTCAGACCCCGGGTGGCGGTGCGGGTTTGCCTGGCCACCTGTTGACTCAGCCGCCGGTCACCGGCGGGAAGAACGCCACCTCGGCGCCGTCGGCGACGGCGCTCTCCGCGCCGCACATGACCTGGTTGCAGGCCATGCGCAAGGCCGGACTACCCAATGCCTGCTGCCAGGCGTCGCCGCGCGCCGCCAGGTGCGCGCGCAGCTGGCCGACCGTCGTCACGGACGCCGGCAGGTCCAGCGTCTCGGACGAGGCGCCCACGGCTTCGCGAACACTGGCGAAAAATTTTACGGTAACAGCCATCAGTACATTAACTCGCTAAACGGAATAAACCGGACCATGTCTCCGGCGGAGATGGTGGTGCCGGGAGGATTGTCGATCACGCCATCGCCCCAGACGGTCGATGTCAGCACGCCGGAGCTCTGGTTGCTGAACAATTCGAGTCCGCCGCCCGCGTTGATACGCGCGCGCAGGAACTCGTTGCGCCTGTCGGCCTTCGGCATGTCGAAATCGGCGCGCATCTGGAATGCGCGCGGCGCGATCTCGCCGGAGACGCCCTGCAAGCGCAGGATGAACGGCCGCACGAACATCAGGAAGGTGATGAAGCTGGCCACCGGATTGCCCGGCAGGCCGAGGAAAAAAGCGTCCTTGACCTCGCCGAACGCCAGCGGCTTGCCCGGCTTGACGGCGATCAGCCACATATTCAGCTTGCCCTCCGCCTCGACCGCCGGCTTGATGTGGTCTTCCTCGCCGACGGACACGCCGCCGGAAGTGATGATCAGATCATGCCCTTGGGCGCTTTCGCGCAGCACAGAACGCGTGGCCTCGAGCGAATCGGGCACGATGCCGAAATCGGTGATCTCACAGCCCAGGTTCTCCAGCAGCGCGCGCAATGTGAAGCGGTTGGAATTGTAGATCGCGCCCGGCGCCAGCGGCTCGCCCGGCATGGTCAGCTCGTCGCCGGTGAAGAACACGGCCACGCGCAGCTTGCGCTTGACGGGCAATTCGGCCAGGCCGACCGACGCGGCCAGCCCCAGCTCCTGGCTGCGCAGCCGCGCGCCGGCAGGCAGGATCACGCTGCCGCTGGTGATGTCCTCGCCGGCGCGGCGTATCCATTCGCCGGACCTGGGCGCGTGCTTGACCGTGACCAGGTTGCCGACCAACTCGCACTGCTCCTGCATGACGACGGCGTCCGCGCCCTCCGGTATATGGGCGCCGGTGAAGATGCGCGCGGCGGTCCCCGGCAGCAAAGGCTGGCCGACATGGCCGGCCGGTATCCGCTGCGACACCGTCAACACCGCCTCGCCGCTGGCGCAATCGGCGGCGCGTACCGCGTAGCCGTCCATCTGGGTGTTGTCCATGCCGGGCACATTCATTCCGGACACCTGCGCGTGGGCCAGGATGCGGCCGTTGGCGTTCAGCGTCGGCAACGTTTCGATGTCGGCCACGGGACGCGCGGCGGCCAGCATCAAGGCCTGCGCCTCGGCTACGGCCAGCATCGGCCTCGGTTGATGCTTGGACGGGGACAGCGGTGCGCTCATGATCACAGACCGGTGTTGGCCGCGATGTAAGCCTTCATCTTCTCGACGTCGGGCTTCATGACCACGAATTTCTGCGGCAGGTCTTCGATGTTCTCGAAGCCTTCCGGACGTTCGGCGTCCTCGCCCAGCGCATCGAGGATGGTCTCGTTGAACTTGGCCGCCAGCGCGGTCTCCAGCACGATCATCGTCACACCGGGTTCCAGGTTTTCGCGCGCGACCTTGATGCCGTCGGCGGTGTGGGTGTCGATGACGATGCCGTAGTCGTCGGCGACGTCGCGGATGGTGTTCAGGCGGTCGTCATGGGTCGACTTGCCGGACTTGAAGCCGTACTTGGACACCAGCTTGAATTCGTCGCCGTCGCTGCCAGGCTTGCCCGACAGGTCGAAGCCGCCCTGCGTCTCCACCTTGTGGAACAGCGCGCGGGTGCGCTCGCCGTCGCGGCCAACCAGATCGTAGATGAAGCGCTCGAAGTTGGACGCCTTGGAGATGTCCATCGACGGGCTGCTGGTGTGATAGGTCTCGGCCGACTTGCGCACGCGGTACACGCCGGTGCGGAAGAATTCGTCGAGCACGTCGTTTTCGTTGGTGGCGGCGATCAGCTTGTCGATCGGCAGGCCCATCATGCGGGCGATGTGGCCGGCGCAGATGTTGCCGAAGTTCCCCGACGGGACGGTGAACGAGACCTTCTGCTCGTTCGACGTGGTGGCCGACAGGTAGCCGCGGAAGTAGTACACCACCTGCGCCACGACGCGCGCCCAGTTGATCGAATTGACGGTGCCGATCTTCTGTTTGGTCTTGAACGGCAGGTCGTTGGACACCGCCTTGACCATGTCCTGGGCGTCGTCGAACACCCCTTCGATGGCGATGTTGAAGATGTTCGGGTCCTGGAGGCTGAACATCTGCGCGCTCTGGAAGGCGCTCATTTTCTGGTGCGGCGACAGCATGAAGACACGGATGCCCTTCTTGCCGCGCATCGCGTATTCGGCGGCGCTGCCGGTGTCGCCGGAGGTGGCGCCGAAAATATTCAGTTCCGCGTTCTGCTTGGACAGCGTGTACTCGAACAGATTGCCCAGCAACTGCATCGCCATGTCCTTGAAGGCCAGCGTCGGGCCGTTCGACAGCGCCTGCAGCACCAGTTTAGTGCCATTGTCGCCCTCTTCCAGCACGCGCAACGGCGTGATCTGGCTGGCCTTTTCGCCGGCGCGGGCGTTGCGGTAGACCTCCTTGGTGTAGGTCTTGGCGGTCAGCGCGCGCAGATCGGCTTCCGGAATGTCGGTCGCGAACTTCTTCAAAATCTCGAACGCCAGGTCGGCGTAGGACAGCTGGCGCCATGCGTCCAGTTCCGCGCCGGTCACCTGCGGGTAGGCCGACGGCAGGAACAGGCCGCCGTCGGCGGCCAGGCCGCCAAGCAGAATGTCCGAAAATTGTTGGGGAGACGACGAAGCGGCCGATGCGGCGGCGCGGGTAGACACGTATTGCATAGATTAGAAAGTCCGGTTGGGCTGACAAGGTTGGCTGGCAGCTATTGGCAGAACGTTACAAAGCGAGCGGATATTATAGTGCGCCTCGCCGTTTCCGGTGCGATTGCCGTTGTTTTATGGTTATGCGCAGGCCCGGACTGGCATGTTCGGTTGTCCCGCACTGGTTTGTCTGTCATTCCGGCAATATACTGGGCAGGCCACCCCCGCCATTTTCCGCCGCCGCCGCAATCGATGATGATGAAGTCCCCAGCACGCCGCAAAGCAGCCCCTTTCGCCCGCATCCTGTGGGCCTGCTTTAGCGCCCTGTTCATTGTCACCATCGCCTTCCTGCTCTACGTGTGGACCGAAAAACGCATCGACGAAGCCAACGAGCTGCGTTACGTGTCGCGCAACCTGGTCGACGAGCTGCGCCAGTCCTCCGACGACATGACCCGCATGGCGCGTACCTACGTGGCGACAGGGGACCCGCGTTACCGGCAAAATTATCAAGAAATCATCGATATCCGCGACGGCCGCAAGCCGCGCCCGCAACGCTACGACAACGTCTACTGGGATCTGGTGATCGATGAGCAGCAGCGCCCCCGGGAGGCTGGCCAGCCCGTCGCGCTCATGGTGCGGATACAGGAAACCAATTTCACGCCTGCCGAATTGTCTCTGCTAACCCGCGCCAAGGACGAATCGGACCGCCTGACGGCGATCGAGAACAAGGCGCTGGCGATGCGCGACTTCGGCGGCGACGACGCGCTGGCCGTCGCCGCCGCCCTGGCGCTGCTCTACGACGACACCTATCACCACGCCAAGGCGGCGATCATGGAGCCGATCGCCCAGGTGAACGACAGTGTCGAGCGACGCACACGCCAGGCGGTCGAATCGGCATCGTCGGCGGCCAACCTGGCCAGGGCGGCCTTCATGCTGTTCGCGCTGGCGATGCTGGCGCTGCTATGGCGCGCCAAGCGCAATCTGGATTCGGCGCTGGGCTGTTCGGTCGGACAGCTGCAAGGCGCCATCGAACGCCTCGGACACGGCGACGTCAGCGAACCACTGGCGGTGCGCGATGGCGCCGGGGAAAGCGTCTGGACCTGGCTGGCCGGCATGCAGCAAAACCTGGCAAGGCTCGATTCGGAGCGCGGGCTGGCGCTGGCGCGCTCGCAGCGCGTCGGCCGCCTGTACGCGGCCCTGAGCCAATGCAACCAGTCCATCGTGCGCAGCACCAGCGAGCAGGAACTGTTCGACGACATCTGCGGCGCGGTGGTGACCTACGGCGGCATGTCGATGGCATGGATCGGCATGATCGACGCCGCCGGCGACGACC encodes:
- a CDS encoding TIGR03862 family flavoprotein, which codes for MQSSLTPFRVAVIGGGPAGLMAAQTLAQGGAQVDVYDAMASVGRKFLLAGRGGMNITHAEPYADFVPRYAGAAAALRPMLDAFGPQAVRDWVHGLGVETFVGTSGRVFPTDMKAAPLLRAWLHRLREDGVRFHMRHRWLGWRDGALLLQTPDGELTVSADAVVLALGGASWARLGSDGAWVPLLAARGVDVAPLAPANCGFDVDWSEHFSGRFAGDPLTTVAIISKGADGVEFRKQGQFVVTAGGVEGSLIYALSAALRDQIVADGSATIYLDLLPDLSAERVADEVTRPRGARSLASHLQSRLGIKGVKAGLLRECLSKDEYGDPDMLAQAIKMLPVRLVRPRPIDEAISSAGGVRWDALEGTMLKAAPGVFVAGEMIDWEAPTGGYLLTACLASGLAAGRDALAWKTVRSIPS
- the moaD gene encoding molybdopterin converting factor subunit 1 is translated as MAVTVKFFASVREAVGASSETLDLPASVTTVGQLRAHLAARGDAWQQALGSPALRMACNQVMCGAESAVADGAEVAFFPPVTGG
- a CDS encoding molybdopterin molybdotransferase MoeA, encoding MSAPLSPSKHQPRPMLAVAEAQALMLAAARPVADIETLPTLNANGRILAHAQVSGMNVPGMDNTQMDGYAVRAADCASGEAVLTVSQRIPAGHVGQPLLPGTAARIFTGAHIPEGADAVVMQEQCELVGNLVTVKHAPRSGEWIRRAGEDITSGSVILPAGARLRSQELGLAASVGLAELPVKRKLRVAVFFTGDELTMPGEPLAPGAIYNSNRFTLRALLENLGCEITDFGIVPDSLEATRSVLRESAQGHDLIITSGGVSVGEEDHIKPAVEAEGKLNMWLIAVKPGKPLAFGEVKDAFFLGLPGNPVASFITFLMFVRPFILRLQGVSGEIAPRAFQMRADFDMPKADRRNEFLRARINAGGGLELFSNQSSGVLTSTVWGDGVIDNPPGTTISAGDMVRFIPFSELMY
- the thrC gene encoding threonine synthase, with protein sequence MQYVSTRAAASAASSSPQQFSDILLGGLAADGGLFLPSAYPQVTGAELDAWRQLSYADLAFEILKKFATDIPEADLRALTAKTYTKEVYRNARAGEKASQITPLRVLEEGDNGTKLVLQALSNGPTLAFKDMAMQLLGNLFEYTLSKQNAELNIFGATSGDTGSAAEYAMRGKKGIRVFMLSPHQKMSAFQSAQMFSLQDPNIFNIAIEGVFDDAQDMVKAVSNDLPFKTKQKIGTVNSINWARVVAQVVYYFRGYLSATTSNEQKVSFTVPSGNFGNICAGHIARMMGLPIDKLIAATNENDVLDEFFRTGVYRVRKSAETYHTSSPSMDISKASNFERFIYDLVGRDGERTRALFHKVETQGGFDLSGKPGSDGDEFKLVSKYGFKSGKSTHDDRLNTIRDVADDYGIVIDTHTADGIKVARENLEPGVTMIVLETALAAKFNETILDALGEDAERPEGFENIEDLPQKFVVMKPDVEKMKAYIAANTGL